From the genome of Corallococcus soli:
CGGACGCGGGTGTCGGCACGCCCTTCTTCACCTCCGCCACGGCGTGGCGCGCGGTGGTGGAGCACCGCTGCGCGGTGTCCATCGACGTGAACATCGGCACGGTGCAGCCGCACGCGCCGGACGCGCCCGTGACGGGAGACCCGGGCCTCGCGGGCTTCCACAGCAACGAAAGCAAGCAGCGCTTCCTGGGCCGTCACGCCACGCACGTCTGCGTGCTGCCCCTGCGCACGCCCGCGGGCATGGAGGGCATGATTTCGCTGGAGGCCGAGTGCCTGGCCGCGATGGGCCAGGAGTTCGTCTGGCGCGACGCCGGGGACCTGCTCCAGCTCTTCACGGACATCGCCGCGCCGTACCTCACCGCGCTGCCGCAGCGGCCGGTGGCCACGCCGGAGGTGGACGAGTTCCTGCCGGTGGTGGGCCGCTCCATGGCGGAGCTGCTGCCCATCCTCCGGGTGTTCGCGCTCCAGGACGAGACCATCCTCGTCAGCGGCGCCACGGGCGCGGGCAAGTCGCGGCTGGCGCGCTGGTGCCATGAGCGCTCCAACCGCCGGGGCAAGCCGTTCGAGACGCTGGACCTGGTGACGGTGCCGGAGGACCTCCAGATGGCGGAGCTCTTCGGCTGGAAGAAGGGCGCCTTCACCGGCGCCACGCGCGACGCGCCGGGCGTGGTGGCCCGCTCGGATGGCGGCACGCTGTTCATCGACGAAATCGACAAGCTGTCGCTGAAGGCGCAGGCGGGCCTGCTGCACCTCTTGGAGTCGCGCAGCTACCGGCCGCTGGGCGAGGGCACCGGCGAGAAGCTCGCGGACGTGCGCTTCATCATCGGCACCAACGCGGACCTGCACGCGCAGGTGCGGGCCGGCCGCTTCCGCGAGGACCTGTACTACCGCGTGAACGTGCTGCCGGTGCGCATGCCGCCCCTGCAGGATCGCAACGACGAGATTCCCCTCTGGGCGCGGTACATGGTGAACCGCCGCCACCGCGAGCGGCAGCCGGAGGGCTCCGCGCGCCTGGCGCCGGAGGCGGAGCACCTGCTCGTCACCAGCTCCTGGCCGGGCAACCTGCGCCAGCTCGACAACATCGTGCGGCGCGCCTACACGCTGGCGATGGTGGAGCACGCCGGGGCCGGGGGCGACCTCGTGCTGCTGGAGAAGCACGTCGCGCGGGCGCTGGACTACGAGCAGGCGCCGGGCGGACGTCCGCTGCCGGAGGCCCTGCGCGCCGCCGCGCAGGCGTTCGTGGGCGAGGCGCGTCGCCGGGGCGCGCCGTTGGATCTGGACCTCGCGGACGGCTTCCGGGGGCTGGTGCTGGGGCTGGCCATCCGGCAGGTGGGCCGCGATGAGGCCTTCCGCCTGCTGGGCCGCGAAAGCCTGGTGAAGAACCGCAACCACCACAAGGCGCTCAAGCGCGAGCTGGAGAAGGTGGACGGGCTCTACAAGGCCCTGGGCGAGGACGGCTCCCCGTTCTCCGACCTGCTCGAAGGCGAAGAGGCCACGTGACGTCCGCCGCCGCGCCCCGGACGTGCCGGGGCGCCGCGGAGCTGCTTCACTGCACGGCCTTGCCCAGCGGCTGGTAGCTGTCGTCGCGCAGGCCCACGAGCACGCTGGCGCCGCTGTCCGTCACGCGCAGCTCGCCGTAGCGCGCGTTTTCGTAGCGCTCCGCGTGGCCCTCCTGGAAGAAGAAGGCCTCCGCGCCCAGGCGCATGCGCGAATTGCGGATGCGGAAGCGCAGGCGAACCTCGTCCGGCGCCAGCGCGGTGCCCGGCGTCTCGTAGCGCACGAACTGGCCCACGCCGTGCTCATCCAGGCGCAGCACCACGTTGCCGTCCGCCTGGGGCGCCTCGCGGCCCTCGCGCCAGGTCTGGCTGATGGCGTAGTCGAGCACCATGTAATCGCCCTGGATGAGCGAGCGGGGATCCACCGGCGCCAGCCGCAGCAACACCGGGCGGCCCCGGGCCAGCACGGTCTCCTTCTGCACGACGAGGGCGGCCGTGGCGACGAGCACCAGCGCGAGCCCCCCGAAGATGACGGCGCCGCGTTTCATCGGGCCTCCGAGAGCACGGCGGAGGCCCGCCGCTGGAAGAACTGCCGCACGCCCAGCAGGACGAGCCCGCTGCCCACGAGCGCGAGCGCCTTGGCGAGCAGGGTGAGCCGCAGGTCGTAGTAGTAGAACGAGCCGAACGTCAGCAGGAACGCCACCGCCAGCCCCAGCATCACGCGGCTGCGGCGGTGGAAGCCGAGCGTCAGCATCAGGCCCGCCACGAGCAGGCCCGGCGTGCTCAGCGTCATCCCGGTGAGCAGCACCAGCGCGAAGGCGGCGGGAAGCCAGACGCCCCGGTCCTTGTCCAGCCCCTGCTCGCGCAGCACCTGCCACCCCGTCCACAGGGCGATGAGGCAGAGCGGCACGGTCAGCACCACGCCCGGCATGAAGTCGCCGCTGAACACGTAGTGGAAGCCATCCTGCGTCCCGACGACGTTGCGGAACAGCAGCCACCCGGGCACGGCGCAGGCGAGCGCGAAGGCGATGGGGCCCACGCGGTGGCCCAGCCGGCCCTTGCGCAGTCGGGGCTCGAAGACGAGCAGGCCGCAGAGCGCCGCCGTGCCCAGCACCGCGCACACGTCCACGCCCAGGCCGCTCAGGGCCTCCTGCGCCAGGTAGCCCAGGGACACGCAGATGCCCAGGGTGGCCAGGAAGTAGAGGATGACGTCGGGGAAGTACGCGAGCAGCACGACGCACAGCCCTCCCGCCACGAGCGCGACGGTGACGTCGTCGTGCGTCCAGTCCGCCATGGCGGCCAGGATGGAGCCCACGCCCGCCAGGCACGTGGACAGGCTGAGCTGCTCCATGAAGGGGCCCTCCGTCTTCCGCCGCAGGAAGATGGCCCCTGTGTACAGCGCCACGCCCACCACGATGAGGACCCCTGCCTCGTCCCACAGCCCGGCGCAGGCGAAGAAGCTCATCAGGAAGCCGGCGGACATCCACGCGCCCAGGCCGGACAGGGCCTTCACGAACCAGGGCGAAGCGCTCAGGGTCCGCTGCCGGACCTCCAGGGCCGTGCGGGCGCGCGCCTCCACCTCCGCGTCCACCTGGCCTTCGGTCACCAGTCCGCGCAGGACGTCCCGCATCGACGGTCGCAGGGCCATGTCAGGTCTCTTCCGTGACGCCGGTGGCGTGGGACTCGTGGCGCAGCCAGGTGACGGCCAGCGCCATCTCACCGATGACCAGCGGGGTCATCACCAGGAGGACGATCTCCTCGGGCATCGAGCCCTCGATGAGGAAGTAGCCCACCGCCGTGGTGACGAGCGTCATCGCGCACAGGGCGGACACCGTGAGCAGGAACAGCTCGCCGCGCAGGTGGCGGTGCAGGGCGTAGGTGGCGCCCATGGCCGCCAGCAGCAGCAGCAGGGACAGGC
Proteins encoded in this window:
- a CDS encoding sigma-54-dependent transcriptional regulator, yielding MRDELAQLMAALRDSRDFESAAAATLRRMLAAAEAAVASSRYAGRARVLRGIVHLRPGEAYRRLAALDVGARETTDAGVGTPFFTSATAWRAVVEHRCAVSIDVNIGTVQPHAPDAPVTGDPGLAGFHSNESKQRFLGRHATHVCVLPLRTPAGMEGMISLEAECLAAMGQEFVWRDAGDLLQLFTDIAAPYLTALPQRPVATPEVDEFLPVVGRSMAELLPILRVFALQDETILVSGATGAGKSRLARWCHERSNRRGKPFETLDLVTVPEDLQMAELFGWKKGAFTGATRDAPGVVARSDGGTLFIDEIDKLSLKAQAGLLHLLESRSYRPLGEGTGEKLADVRFIIGTNADLHAQVRAGRFREDLYYRVNVLPVRMPPLQDRNDEIPLWARYMVNRRHRERQPEGSARLAPEAEHLLVTSSWPGNLRQLDNIVRRAYTLAMVEHAGAGGDLVLLEKHVARALDYEQAPGGRPLPEALRAAAQAFVGEARRRGAPLDLDLADGFRGLVLGLAIRQVGRDEAFRLLGRESLVKNRNHHKALKRELEKVDGLYKALGEDGSPFSDLLEGEEAT
- a CDS encoding GDYXXLXY domain-containing protein, producing MKRGAVIFGGLALVLVATAALVVQKETVLARGRPVLLRLAPVDPRSLIQGDYMVLDYAISQTWREGREAPQADGNVVLRLDEHGVGQFVRYETPGTALAPDEVRLRFRIRNSRMRLGAEAFFFQEGHAERYENARYGELRVTDSGASVLVGLRDDSYQPLGKAVQ
- a CDS encoding DUF4401 domain-containing protein; translated protein: MALRPSMRDVLRGLVTEGQVDAEVEARARTALEVRQRTLSASPWFVKALSGLGAWMSAGFLMSFFACAGLWDEAGVLIVVGVALYTGAIFLRRKTEGPFMEQLSLSTCLAGVGSILAAMADWTHDDVTVALVAGGLCVVLLAYFPDVILYFLATLGICVSLGYLAQEALSGLGVDVCAVLGTAALCGLLVFEPRLRKGRLGHRVGPIAFALACAVPGWLLFRNVVGTQDGFHYVFSGDFMPGVVLTVPLCLIALWTGWQVLREQGLDKDRGVWLPAAFALVLLTGMTLSTPGLLVAGLMLTLGFHRRSRVMLGLAVAFLLTFGSFYYYDLRLTLLAKALALVGSGLVLLGVRQFFQRRASAVLSEAR